TTCCCCGGTTCTCGGCGAACAGCCGCTCCACGCTCTTCAGATCATTGTACTCCGCGGTCAGCGTATCGCCGGCACAGCCCGCCGGAACCCCGGCGCTGTCCGGCACCCCGGCCGTCATGGCGCCGGAGCCCGCCCGGACCAGCATCGCATCGCTGTGCCCGTGGTAGCATCCGGAAAATTTGATGATTTTGTCGCGGCCGGTGTAGCCGCGCGCCGCGCGGACCGCGCTCATCACCGCCTCGGTCCCGGAATTGACCATGCGCACCATCTCGACGGACGGCACCATCCCGCAGACCAGTTCCGCCATTTTCACCTCGTTTTCCGTCGCGGCGCCGAAGCTCAGGCCGTTTTCGGCAGCCTTCTGCACAGCCTTAAGCACCGCCGGGTGGTTATGCCCCAGAATCATCGGCCCCCAGGAGCCGACATAGTCGGTGTAGCAGTTTCCATCCGCGTCGTAGATTTTCGCGCCGTCCGCGCGGACGATGAAGCGCGGCGTCTGCCCGACCGAGCCGTACGCGCGCACCGGGCTGTTCACCCCGCCCGGCATCACCTTTACCGCCCGTGAAAACAACTGTTCGGAACGGGTCATCATCCGATCCTCCCTTCATCGATCCAGCGTGCCAGCTCTTTCGCATAATAGGTGATCAGAAGATCGGCGCCGGCGCGGAACACGGAAACCGCGCTCTCGCACGCCACGGCGGCTTCGTCGATCAGCCCCGCGGCGGCAGCCGACTTGATCATCGCGTACTCCCCGCTGACGCTGTAGGCGGCCATCGGCACGTCGAAGGCGCGGGAGATATCGGAAACGACATCCAGATACGACAGCGCGGGCTTCACCATCAGGATATCCGCGCCCTCCCGCACGTCGAGCGCGGCCTCGCGCATCGCCTCGCGCCTGTTGTGGAAATCCATCTGGTAGCCCTTCCGGTCGCCGAAGCTTGGAGCGGAACCGGCCGCGTCGCGGAACGGCCCGTAAAAGGCGGAGGCGTATTTCACCGCGTAGGACAAAATCGCCGTGCCGGAAAACCCGTTCTGATCCAGCAGGCGGCGGATCGCCAGGACCCGTCCGTCCATCATGTCCGAAGGGGCGACCATGTCCGCTCCGGCCCGAACGTGGGAGAGCGCCGTTTTCGCCAGGACCTCCACCGTGGGGTCGTTGTCCACCTCCTGTCCGTTCAGGATCCCGCAGTGGCCGTGGGATGTGTATTCGCACAGGCAGACGTCCGTGATCAGGCAAAGCTGCGGAAATTCCTTTTTCGCAATGCGGAGCGCCTGCTGCACGACGCCGTTTTCCGCCCACGCGCCGCTTCCGCAGGCATCCTTTTTTTCCGGGATCCCGAACAGTATAACTGCCGGGACCCCCGCCCTGCTCACCTTTTCCAGCTCGCGGGCAAGCGTGTCCGGGCTGTACCGCGTCTGCCCGGGCAGGGATGGGATCGGCTCTTCGATCCCTTTTCCCTCCCGCACGAAAACGGGATAAATCAGCGATGATTTGGAAACGCGCGTCTCGCGCACCATGGCGCGGAGCACCGCGTTTTTACGAAGACGTCTCGGTCTTTCCAACAGATCCATTTTTCCTTTTCCCTTCCTGTTCCATCATTCGCTCCGCCATACTGCGGGCGGAAGCCTGTTCCGCCACGATCGTTTTCAGGAAGAAGCGTTTCGCTTCCTTCTCCGTCGCCGGACCGATGCAGACCGCGCAGACGGA
This window of the Ruminococcaceae bacterium BL-6 genome carries:
- the hemB gene encoding delta-aminolevulinic acid dehydratase (porphobilinogen synthase) (Evidence 2a : Function from experimental evidences in other organisms; PubMedId : 2110138, 12029044, 15802251, 20823524, 24598743; Product type e : enzyme); its protein translation is MDLLERPRRLRKNAVLRAMVRETRVSKSSLIYPVFVREGKGIEEPIPSLPGQTRYSPDTLARELEKVSRAGVPAVILFGIPEKKDACGSGAWAENGVVQQALRIAKKEFPQLCLITDVCLCEYTSHGHCGILNGQEVDNDPTVEVLAKTALSHVRAGADMVAPSDMMDGRVLAIRRLLDQNGFSGTAILSYAVKYASAFYGPFRDAAGSAPSFGDRKGYQMDFHNRREAMREAALDVREGADILMVKPALSYLDVVSDISRAFDVPMAAYSVSGEYAMIKSAAAAGLIDEAAVACESAVSVFRAGADLLITYYAKELARWIDEGRIG